The Bacillus basilensis genome includes a region encoding these proteins:
- a CDS encoding DUF86 domain-containing protein, producing the protein MKNEVILNKISTIERCIKRIQDVYGNDPENLEDFTKQDSIILNIQRACEASIDLAMHIVAGKKLGLPQSSREAFDLLVTAGLLSAELANKLKAMVGFRNIAVHDYQSVNLDIVRQIIEKHLTDFKLFTKEVMGILEF; encoded by the coding sequence ATGAAGAATGAGGTTATTTTAAATAAAATTTCTACAATAGAGCGTTGTATAAAAAGAATCCAAGATGTGTATGGAAATGACCCTGAAAATTTAGAGGACTTTACAAAGCAAGATTCAATAATATTGAATATACAAAGAGCTTGTGAAGCGAGTATTGATTTAGCGATGCATATTGTTGCTGGGAAAAAATTAGGACTACCTCAATCTAGTCGAGAGGCTTTTGATTTATTGGTTACAGCAGGATTACTTAGCGCAGAGCTAGCAAATAAGTTAAAGGCGATGGTTGGATTTCGTAATATTGCTGTTCATGATTATCAAAGTGTAAATTTAGATATTGTTCGTCAAATTATTGAAAAGCATTTAACCGATTTTAAACTATTTACGAAGGAAGTTATGGGGATATTGGAATTTTAG
- a CDS encoding nucleotidyltransferase domain-containing protein: MIFQSMITAIIEKLQETVNPYWIIVFGSTAENREREDSDIDIAYVSDTTLGNYERFLLAQELANIVHKDVDLVDLSEASTVFQAQIIHTGKTIFCSDEERKAIFEMKTLKMYSKLNEERQIVFDDIKKRGSIYEE; the protein is encoded by the coding sequence ATGATTTTTCAAAGCATGATAACAGCTATTATAGAAAAATTACAAGAGACGGTGAATCCCTATTGGATAATTGTGTTTGGATCAACGGCTGAGAACAGAGAACGAGAAGATAGTGATATTGATATAGCTTATGTAAGTGACACAACTTTAGGGAACTATGAACGTTTTTTATTAGCACAAGAGTTAGCTAACATTGTTCATAAAGATGTTGATTTAGTTGATTTATCCGAAGCTTCTACAGTTTTTCAAGCTCAGATTATACATACAGGAAAGACGATATTTTGTTCGGATGAAGAACGTAAGGCTATTTTTGAAATGAAAACCTTAAAAATGTATTCAAAATTGAATGAGGAACGCCAGATAGTATTTGATGATATAAAGAAAAGAGGTTCTATATATGAAGAATGA